In a single window of the Bacteroidales bacterium genome:
- a CDS encoding T9SS type A sorting domain-containing protein, with protein sequence MKKVLLLAVALIFSFTVMAQHIPAKIDPALKYLKVTKVNGAIHEFTNFSTEVNPTVTPRPSKAINEVIIGITKYDLQSNSSVQNRIYLHDDGTIGATYNYGMTEESFADRGTGYNYYDLTNWGAQPTERVETVRSGWPSYAPLGTNGEIVVSHNGSTGLTISKRTPKGTGAWTESTLVGPATTGGSDKTALLWPRMITVGDTIHIIACTDQPTTTGTYWYYEGLSLALVYIRSVDGGTTWDAPRILPGMDSASVVTEFSKGFGGDSYSWADPKNGKIAFIVGESWTNTFIMKSPDGGDTWTKIPVYNFPSGITIPTPIIPTTDGCYALALDSTGKAHAVFGIMRVSDDNASDDQSSFYPYTDGLVYWNEDMAVLDSTALGDPDGLFNNGMLAGYMIDYDGSGEIEFPTPSGDWAIGTYYVSLSSFPHLNIDDDGTMYISYSSCREDRLTPDGGQIYRHLYVVKYDGAWSDATDINAGFLHDFDECVFGSMSFTMDDKLHIVYQADVIVGLAVRGDETAYGDNYIYYTNLMKTDVGTAIGVKENISNNINMNIYPNPSSDYTNINLNLEKSSDVKVTVTNLVGQEVISKTYGKLINGNHTLSMNIKSLNSGIYFFTVEAANERITKKIIVE encoded by the coding sequence ATGAAAAAAGTTTTATTATTAGCAGTAGCTTTGATTTTTAGCTTCACAGTCATGGCACAGCATATTCCTGCAAAAATTGACCCAGCTTTAAAATACCTTAAAGTAACCAAGGTAAATGGCGCCATTCATGAGTTTACAAACTTCAGTACAGAAGTAAACCCAACTGTTACACCCAGGCCATCAAAAGCCATCAATGAAGTTATTATCGGTATAACAAAGTATGACCTGCAGTCAAATTCTTCTGTACAAAACAGAATTTATCTGCATGATGATGGCACTATTGGCGCTACATATAACTACGGAATGACAGAAGAATCGTTTGCTGACAGGGGTACAGGATACAATTATTATGACCTTACAAACTGGGGAGCTCAGCCAACTGAAAGGGTAGAAACTGTAAGGAGCGGATGGCCCTCATATGCCCCCTTGGGAACCAATGGGGAAATAGTTGTTAGCCATAATGGTAGCACCGGCCTTACAATCTCAAAACGCACACCAAAAGGGACAGGTGCATGGACAGAATCAACCCTTGTTGGCCCTGCAACCACTGGTGGATCGGACAAAACCGCATTATTATGGCCCCGCATGATAACTGTAGGAGACACTATTCACATCATTGCTTGCACCGATCAACCAACCACGACCGGAACCTACTGGTACTATGAAGGATTATCTCTTGCATTGGTATATATCAGGTCAGTGGATGGCGGAACTACATGGGATGCTCCCAGGATACTTCCGGGAATGGATTCAGCCTCAGTAGTTACGGAATTCAGTAAGGGTTTTGGTGGTGACAGTTATTCCTGGGCAGATCCCAAAAACGGAAAAATTGCATTTATTGTTGGTGAAAGTTGGACAAATACTTTTATTATGAAATCACCGGACGGCGGAGACACCTGGACAAAAATCCCCGTCTATAATTTCCCCTCAGGCATTACCATTCCCACACCTATCATTCCAACAACTGACGGATGTTACGCACTAGCACTGGATTCAACAGGCAAAGCCCACGCTGTCTTTGGTATAATGAGAGTATCAGATGATAACGCTAGCGATGATCAGTCATCTTTCTACCCTTATACTGATGGATTGGTTTACTGGAATGAAGATATGGCCGTGTTAGATTCTACAGCATTAGGTGACCCTGACGGTTTATTCAACAACGGGATGTTAGCAGGATATATGATTGATTACGATGGCAGCGGAGAAATTGAATTTCCAACACCCTCCGGCGACTGGGCTATCGGAACTTATTATGTTTCACTCTCAAGTTTTCCGCATCTAAATATAGATGATGATGGAACTATGTATATCAGTTACTCTTCCTGCCGCGAAGACAGACTTACTCCCGACGGCGGACAGATATACAGGCATCTTTATGTGGTTAAATATGACGGCGCTTGGTCGGATGCAACAGATATAAATGCCGGATTCCTCCACGATTTTGATGAATGTGTTTTCGGGTCCATGTCATTTACAATGGACGATAAATTACACATCGTTTACCAGGCCGATGTAATCGTAGGCTTAGCTGTAAGAGGCGACGAAACCGCCTATGGCGACAATTATATTTATTATACCAACCTGATGAAAACTGATGTGGGCACCGCCATCGGTGTGAAAGAAAATATCAGCAACAACATCAATATGAACATTTACCCGAATCCAAGTTCAGATTATACTAATATCAACCTGAACCTTGAAAAAAGTTCGGATGTAAAAGTTACTGTTACCAACCTTGTCGGCCAGGAAGTTATTAGTAAAACCTACGGCAAACTTATCAACGGGAACCATACACTCAGCATGAATATTAAGAGCCTGAATTCCGGCATCTATTTCTTCACTGTTGAAGCAGCCAACGAAAGAATCACTAAAAAAATTATTGTTGAATAA
- a CDS encoding dipeptidyl peptidase 3 produces the protein MKTRNLIIMSILAMATVYVSCNQKNKTSGDEQTDTFKYKTEQFADVKILRYQIPGFNSLSLNQKKLLYYLSQAALCGRDIIYDQNFKYNLVIRRTLEAIIDKYTGDRKSEDFEKFMLYTKRVWFCNGIHHHYSSDKFLPEFSESYFKELVKNSPDGKFPLKENENLDQFLETIVPIIFDPALYPKRINLDPSKDLITNSACNFYENISQHEVEKFYERIKDEKAETPVSYGLNSKLVKENNKITEKVYKIGGMYSPAIEKIVYWLEQAKTVAENKDQEAGFEKLIEYYKTGDLKTWDDYNVLWVKDLASSVDYVNGFIEVYGDPLGMKATWESVVNFKDVEATKRAETISQNAQWFEDNSPVDPRFKKKEVKGVSAKVITVVQLGGECHPSTPIGINLPNANWIRKQHGSKSVTMDNIMYSYDQSSLGGGSLEEFCYSQEEIDRAKKYGYLAGNLNTDMHECVGHGSGQLLPGVSSEAMKNYHSALEESRADLFALYFIMDQKMVDLKLMPNLDVAKAEYDTYIRNGLMTQLVRIELGKDIEQAHMRNRQLISKWVFEKGEKDKVIEKKTKEGKTFYTINDYDKLRSLFGELLKEIQRIKSEGDFNAGKELVEKYAIKIDPVLHKEVKERYEKLKLAPYAGFINPILKPVMKNNEIIDVKVEYPDDFTEQMLYYSKNYSFLPDIN, from the coding sequence ATGAAAACCAGAAATCTGATTATTATGAGCATTTTAGCAATGGCAACGGTATATGTAAGTTGCAACCAGAAAAACAAAACCTCCGGTGATGAACAAACCGATACTTTCAAATACAAAACAGAGCAATTTGCCGACGTCAAAATACTTCGATATCAAATTCCGGGCTTTAACAGCTTATCGCTAAACCAGAAAAAACTATTATATTACCTTAGCCAGGCTGCCTTGTGCGGGCGCGATATCATTTATGACCAAAATTTCAAATACAACCTTGTCATCCGCCGGACTCTGGAAGCCATCATTGATAAATACACCGGCGACCGTAAATCAGAAGATTTCGAAAAGTTTATGCTTTATACCAAAAGAGTTTGGTTCTGCAATGGCATACATCATCATTATTCCAGTGATAAGTTTCTTCCTGAATTCAGTGAAAGTTATTTTAAAGAGCTCGTTAAAAATTCTCCCGATGGAAAATTTCCTTTAAAGGAAAATGAAAACCTTGACCAATTTCTTGAAACCATCGTCCCCATTATTTTCGATCCGGCATTATACCCCAAGCGCATCAACCTTGACCCTTCCAAAGACCTGATAACAAACTCGGCCTGCAATTTTTATGAAAATATTTCACAGCATGAAGTTGAAAAATTTTATGAACGTATTAAAGATGAAAAAGCTGAAACTCCTGTATCTTATGGACTCAACTCAAAACTGGTCAAAGAAAACAATAAAATAACAGAAAAAGTTTATAAAATCGGAGGGATGTACTCACCTGCCATTGAAAAAATCGTTTACTGGCTTGAACAGGCAAAAACAGTCGCTGAAAATAAAGACCAGGAAGCAGGTTTTGAAAAACTTATTGAATATTACAAAACCGGTGATCTGAAAACATGGGACGATTATAATGTGCTATGGGTAAAAGACCTGGCATCGTCAGTCGATTATGTGAATGGATTCATAGAAGTTTACGGCGATCCATTGGGTATGAAAGCAACATGGGAATCAGTCGTCAATTTCAAAGATGTGGAAGCAACAAAACGAGCCGAAACAATAAGCCAGAATGCACAATGGTTTGAAGACAATTCACCTGTTGATCCACGTTTTAAAAAGAAAGAAGTTAAGGGTGTTTCAGCAAAAGTAATAACTGTCGTCCAACTTGGCGGCGAATGTCATCCAAGCACTCCTATCGGCATCAACCTGCCCAATGCCAACTGGATAAGAAAACAACACGGGTCAAAATCGGTAACCATGGACAACATCATGTACTCCTACGATCAGTCATCATTAGGAGGTGGTTCCCTTGAAGAATTCTGTTATTCGCAGGAAGAAATTGACCGTGCAAAAAAATACGGCTATCTTGCCGGCAACCTGAATACTGATATGCATGAATGTGTCGGTCATGGCTCCGGACAATTGCTTCCGGGGGTTAGTTCCGAAGCAATGAAAAATTATCATTCAGCACTTGAAGAATCACGCGCCGACCTTTTTGCACTTTATTTTATCATGGACCAGAAAATGGTTGACCTGAAACTTATGCCCAATCTTGATGTTGCTAAAGCAGAATACGACACATATATCCGCAATGGATTGATGACACAACTGGTCAGAATAGAATTAGGCAAAGACATAGAACAGGCCCACATGCGCAACCGTCAGCTTATTTCTAAATGGGTTTTTGAAAAGGGAGAGAAAGACAAAGTTATCGAAAAGAAAACCAAAGAAGGGAAAACCTTTTATACTATCAACGATTATGACAAGCTCCGCTCACTTTTTGGAGAACTGCTGAAAGAAATACAACGAATAAAATCGGAAGGAGATTTCAATGCAGGTAAAGAATTGGTTGAAAAATATGCCATCAAGATTGATCCTGTTCTTCATAAAGAAGTAAAAGAACGCTATGAAAAGCTTAAACTTGCCCCCTATGCAGGATTTATTAATCCTATACTGAAACCGGTTATGAAAAATAATGAAATCATTGATGTTAAAGTTGAATACCCGGACGATTTTACCGAACAGATGCTGTATTATTCGAAGAATTATTCATTTTTACCGGATATCAATTAA
- a CDS encoding zinc dependent phospholipase C family protein: MMNKKRYALLIISLLFVSFFIKKEAYSFGFYAHKKINRMAVFCLPPDMINFFKKHIEYLSEHAIDPDKRSRAVPGEDIKHYIDIDHYGENPFDSVPHYWKDAVKKYTEDTLKEYGINPWWINNMLFSLTQAFKDEDLDRILYLASNFGHYIADACTPLHTSQWYDGKSFEQKGIHAFWETRIPELFADTYNYLVGKATYVEKPTEFAWLLVKESHYAVDTIFSMDNHLRSHFPEDKKYVFEEKGNTMSRQFSREYTLEFVKLTHNMVERRMQRAVFAVASLWYTAWVNAGQPDLSRLENKEISKKHKKELKANEKLWKTGKPVGRPNPE; encoded by the coding sequence ATGATGAATAAAAAAAGATATGCCCTATTAATCATTTCCTTGCTTTTTGTGTCTTTTTTCATAAAAAAAGAAGCATATTCTTTTGGGTTTTATGCCCATAAAAAAATAAACCGCATGGCTGTTTTCTGCCTGCCGCCTGATATGATAAATTTCTTCAAAAAACATATTGAATACTTAAGCGAGCACGCTATTGACCCTGATAAGCGCTCCAGGGCAGTTCCGGGAGAAGACATAAAACATTATATTGACATCGACCATTATGGCGAAAACCCTTTCGACAGCGTTCCTCACTACTGGAAAGATGCAGTTAAAAAATATACAGAAGACACCCTAAAAGAATACGGCATTAATCCCTGGTGGATTAATAATATGCTTTTTTCTCTGACCCAAGCTTTTAAAGATGAAGACCTTGACAGGATACTTTACCTTGCTTCCAATTTCGGTCATTATATAGCAGACGCCTGCACACCCTTGCATACTTCGCAATGGTATGATGGAAAAAGCTTTGAGCAAAAAGGGATACATGCTTTTTGGGAAACACGTATCCCGGAACTTTTTGCTGATACTTACAACTATCTTGTTGGAAAGGCAACATATGTTGAAAAACCAACGGAATTTGCCTGGCTACTGGTTAAAGAAAGCCATTATGCCGTTGACACTATTTTTTCTATGGACAATCACTTACGTAGTCATTTCCCCGAAGATAAAAAATACGTTTTTGAAGAAAAAGGAAATACAATGTCCCGGCAATTTTCACGTGAATATACCCTGGAGTTTGTAAAGCTCACACACAACATGGTAGAACGAAGGATGCAGCGTGCTGTATTTGCTGTTGCCAGTTTATGGTACACAGCCTGGGTTAACGCAGGCCAGCCCGATTTGAGCCGTCTGGAAAATAAAGAAATATCAAAAAAACATAAGAAAGAGCTCAAAGCCAATGAAAAATTATGGAAAACAGGAAAGCCTGTTGGAAGGCCTAACCCTGAATAA
- a CDS encoding 2-phosphosulfolactate phosphatase yields the protein MSQPNIEVCLSPALIEHFDLTNKNIVLSDILRATSSICTAFEWGVKEMIPVSSEEEAKAYKQKGFIVAGERDGKILDFADFGNSPFNFMNDGIRGQTIAYSTTNGTKAVRQTNGCHRLLFGAFLNFTQLCNRLLKDKRDIMLFCSGWKNHFNLEDTLFAGAVAAKLMASGAFITNCDATHAAIDLWDNAKSNLMAYSEKFSHRQRLQNLKLDDVLDYCFTFDKTKKLPFLAGEKIICSDDE from the coding sequence ATGTCACAACCTAATATTGAGGTTTGCCTCTCCCCCGCTCTTATTGAGCATTTTGATCTCACCAATAAAAACATTGTACTTTCTGATATTCTGAGGGCTACTTCGAGTATCTGCACGGCTTTTGAATGGGGTGTAAAGGAAATGATACCTGTAAGTTCGGAAGAAGAAGCAAAAGCATATAAACAAAAGGGATTCATTGTTGCAGGCGAACGTGATGGAAAAATACTTGATTTTGCTGATTTCGGAAATTCACCTTTTAATTTCATGAATGATGGCATCAGAGGCCAAACAATAGCATACAGCACAACCAATGGCACAAAAGCTGTCCGGCAAACTAATGGCTGTCATCGTCTTTTGTTTGGCGCATTTCTGAATTTTACACAATTATGTAATCGTCTCTTAAAAGATAAACGTGACATCATGTTGTTTTGCTCGGGATGGAAAAACCATTTTAACCTTGAAGATACGCTTTTTGCCGGTGCTGTAGCAGCAAAACTCATGGCATCAGGTGCTTTCATTACAAACTGCGATGCTACCCATGCAGCTATTGATTTATGGGACAATGCAAAAAGCAATCTCATGGCATACAGTGAAAAATTTTCACACCGTCAGCGGCTGCAAAATCTGAAATTGGATGACGTATTGGATTATTGTTTTACTTTTGATAAAACAAAAAAATTGCCATTTCTTGCAGGCGAGAAAATCATTTGCTCAGATGATGAATAA
- a CDS encoding GNAT family N-acetyltransferase, translating into MDFILRPWETSDLECVAHYANNANISKFMSDGFPCSIEKWKSFLEFATTDRTILFLAIEIDGQAVGGIGISPQKDIMKKNAELGYWLSENYWGRGIMTMAIKEIVQQAFEKLPDINRIYAKPFGTNHASHKTLEKAGFKLEARFEKTVLKNGELLDELIYAVRRK; encoded by the coding sequence ATGGATTTCATATTAAGGCCATGGGAAACAAGTGATTTGGAGTGTGTGGCACATTACGCCAACAACGCCAATATCAGTAAATTCATGTCAGACGGGTTTCCATGCAGCATTGAAAAATGGAAGTCATTCCTGGAATTTGCCACTACTGACAGAACAATACTTTTCTTAGCCATAGAAATTGACGGGCAGGCAGTGGGAGGCATCGGTATCAGCCCGCAAAAAGATATCATGAAAAAAAATGCCGAACTTGGCTATTGGTTGAGTGAAAACTACTGGGGCCGTGGTATTATGACGATGGCCATAAAAGAAATCGTGCAACAGGCCTTTGAAAAGCTCCCCGATATTAACAGAATTTACGCAAAACCCTTCGGAACGAATCATGCATCGCATAAAACCCTCGAAAAAGCAGGGTTTAAGCTCGAAGCAAGGTTCGAAAAAACGGTGCTAAAAAACGGCGAACTGCTTGATGAATTAATATACGCTGTCAGAAGAAAATAG
- a CDS encoding DUF2148 domain-containing protein has protein sequence MLREEEIINNIIRDVAEKMLAAARTAPKARGNNNLIFAIAEKEDIEKISGKMKEIGKRIDAAFFLRDAENILMAPYMLMLAAKINTTNLPYCGLCGFANCEEKRKHPAHPCAFNVNDLGIAIGSAVSIAAAHHIDNRVMYTAGMAVKEMKLLGEEAEVVLCIPLTATSKNPFFDRK, from the coding sequence ATGCTCAGAGAAGAAGAAATAATAAACAACATTATAAGGGATGTTGCCGAAAAAATGCTTGCAGCTGCACGTACCGCTCCCAAAGCTAGAGGTAACAACAATCTTATTTTTGCTATTGCTGAAAAAGAAGACATTGAAAAGATTTCCGGAAAAATGAAAGAAATAGGCAAACGAATTGATGCTGCTTTTTTTCTGCGAGATGCTGAAAACATCCTTATGGCTCCATACATGCTTATGCTGGCGGCAAAGATAAACACAACCAATCTTCCATATTGCGGCCTCTGCGGATTTGCCAATTGTGAAGAGAAAAGAAAACATCCGGCTCATCCCTGCGCATTTAACGTCAATGACCTCGGCATCGCCATCGGCTCAGCCGTGAGCATAGCAGCGGCACATCATATTGACAACCGCGTAATGTACACCGCAGGCATGGCTGTGAAAGAAATGAAATTACTGGGAGAAGAAGCTGAAGTAGTTTTATGCATCCCTCTGACAGCTACATCAAAAAACCCGTTCTTCGATAGAAAATAA
- a CDS encoding toxin-antitoxin system YwqK family antitoxin → MKIFTLPLLKTFLIVSIVAITCACNKVRKEYYPNGELKSELTYRNGKLNGNACWYFSNGNKKMECNYSNGQIEGKMKSWHFNGNINREENYIHNKREGKSLIFYENGALFKEENYLNDTLDGLYIENYPDGQLKIKGGYFKGLFQGTWEYYDEKGLKVGEGDFVKGTGVLKGFYWNGKLKREVSYINNEKDGKEIFYSENGEMEKMVEYKAGKIVGGS, encoded by the coding sequence ATGAAAATTTTCACTCTGCCACTTCTGAAAACCTTCCTGATAGTTTCAATTGTTGCCATTACATGCGCCTGTAACAAAGTTCGCAAGGAATATTACCCTAACGGAGAACTAAAATCGGAACTCACTTACCGTAACGGAAAACTCAACGGAAATGCCTGTTGGTATTTCAGCAATGGAAACAAAAAAATGGAATGCAATTACTCAAACGGACAGATTGAAGGGAAAATGAAAAGCTGGCATTTTAATGGCAACATCAACAGGGAGGAAAATTATATTCACAATAAACGCGAAGGCAAAAGTCTTATCTTCTATGAAAATGGGGCTCTTTTCAAAGAAGAAAACTACCTGAATGATACTCTGGATGGCTTGTATATTGAAAACTACCCAGATGGGCAACTCAAAATAAAAGGAGGTTATTTTAAAGGTTTGTTTCAGGGCACATGGGAGTATTATGATGAAAAAGGGCTAAAAGTTGGTGAAGGGGACTTCGTTAAAGGTACCGGAGTTTTAAAGGGATTTTACTGGAACGGAAAACTGAAACGTGAAGTGAGCTACATCAATAATGAAAAAGACGGAAAAGAAATATTTTATAGTGAAAACGGTGAGATGGAGAAAATGGTGGAATATAAGGCAGGGAAAATTGTTGGAGGGAGTTAG
- the clpX gene encoding ATP-dependent Clp protease ATP-binding subunit ClpX: MAKDLEHCSFCGKKRAEVNLLIAGLEGHICDGCVEQAQSILHEEYSARKKSFSPKKFELPKPSEIKKHLDQYVIGQDNAKKVLSVAVYNHYKRITSNLGKKANDKDDVEIEKSNIILVGETGTGKTLLARTIAKMLHVPFCIADATVLTEAGYVGEDVESVLTRLLQVSDYNVEEAEKGIVFIDEIDKIARKSDNPSITRDVSGEGVQQAMLKLLEGSIVNVAPQGGRKHPEQRMIQINTENILFICGGAFDGIENKIGSRLMTSMIGYAAGSKRENINKDNLIQYVAPQDLKSYGLIPELVGRLPIICHLNPLDQNALKRILTEPKNALTKQYVKLFEMDNIKLTYDEAALDLIVEKAIEFKLGARGLRSIFEIIMTDAMFEMPSNNDTSDLHISRKFAEEKINKIDRSILMVA; the protein is encoded by the coding sequence ATGGCTAAGGATTTGGAACATTGTTCTTTTTGCGGGAAGAAAAGGGCAGAAGTAAACCTGCTTATCGCAGGTTTGGAAGGGCATATATGTGACGGCTGTGTGGAACAGGCACAATCCATATTGCATGAGGAATACAGTGCCAGAAAAAAAAGTTTCTCTCCAAAAAAGTTTGAATTACCAAAGCCATCGGAAATAAAAAAACACCTTGACCAATATGTTATTGGCCAGGACAATGCGAAAAAAGTATTGTCGGTTGCTGTGTATAATCATTACAAAAGGATCACATCTAATCTAGGGAAAAAAGCTAACGACAAAGACGATGTAGAAATTGAAAAGTCCAATATCATCCTTGTAGGAGAAACCGGAACAGGCAAAACCTTACTTGCCCGTACTATTGCCAAAATGCTGCATGTACCTTTCTGCATAGCCGATGCCACAGTACTAACTGAAGCCGGTTATGTGGGAGAAGATGTGGAAAGCGTTCTTACAAGACTATTGCAAGTGTCTGACTATAATGTGGAAGAAGCGGAAAAAGGCATAGTGTTTATTGATGAAATTGACAAGATTGCCCGTAAGAGCGACAATCCATCCATCACCCGAGACGTTTCGGGTGAAGGCGTGCAACAGGCCATGCTCAAACTGCTTGAAGGTTCAATAGTAAATGTAGCGCCGCAGGGAGGGAGAAAACACCCCGAACAACGCATGATACAAATAAACACTGAAAATATTTTGTTTATCTGCGGCGGCGCTTTCGACGGAATAGAAAATAAAATAGGCTCCCGGCTGATGACAAGCATGATAGGCTATGCTGCAGGTTCCAAGCGTGAAAATATCAATAAAGACAACCTGATACAGTATGTGGCTCCGCAAGACTTAAAAAGTTACGGGCTCATTCCCGAACTGGTAGGCCGCCTGCCCATTATCTGCCACCTAAACCCTCTCGACCAAAACGCCCTGAAACGCATACTCACAGAACCTAAAAACGCCCTTACAAAACAATATGTCAAACTGTTCGAGATGGACAACATCAAACTGACTTATGACGAGGCTGCCCTGGATCTGATTGTTGAAAAAGCCATTGAATTTAAACTTGGCGCCCGCGGGCTCAGGTCTATTTTTGAAATTATCATGACAGATGCCATGTTTGAAATGCCATCGAATAATGACACCAGCGACCTGCATATCAGCAGGAAATTCGCTGAAGAAAAAATCAACAAAATAGATCGTTCCATTCTTATGGTGGCATAA
- the clpP gene encoding ATP-dependent Clp endopeptidase proteolytic subunit ClpP → MDSSKEFRKYATRHLGISSSRLDKYSAVTKDMTRTIIEERQVNFREVDVFSRLMMDRIIFLGTAIDDYVANIIQAQMLFLESVDSKKDIQIYLNTPGGSVYAGLGIYDTMQYISSDVATICTGMAASMGAIILCSGTTGKRTALKHSRILIHQPMGGAEGQASDIEITAREIQKLKKELYEIIAQHSGQPYNKIWKDADRDYWMTAEEAHKYGMIDEVLIKAKK, encoded by the coding sequence ATGGATTCATCCAAAGAATTTCGCAAATATGCCACCAGGCATCTCGGAATCAGCAGTTCACGTCTTGACAAATACAGTGCTGTTACAAAAGATATGACACGTACCATTATTGAAGAACGACAGGTAAACTTCCGTGAAGTAGATGTTTTTTCACGCCTGATGATGGACAGGATTATCTTTCTAGGCACAGCCATTGACGATTATGTTGCAAACATCATCCAGGCACAAATGCTTTTCCTGGAGTCGGTAGATTCAAAAAAAGACATACAGATATATCTGAACACTCCCGGCGGCTCGGTATATGCTGGACTGGGCATTTACGACACTATGCAGTATATCTCTTCCGACGTGGCGACTATCTGTACAGGTATGGCAGCATCCATGGGGGCCATCATTCTTTGCTCCGGCACCACCGGAAAACGTACGGCATTGAAACACTCACGCATCCTGATTCATCAGCCTATGGGAGGAGCCGAAGGGCAGGCATCGGATATTGAAATTACAGCACGCGAGATTCAAAAGTTAAAAAAAGAACTGTACGAAATCATTGCACAACACTCGGGGCAACCTTACAATAAAATATGGAAAGACGCAGACCGTGACTATTGGATGACTGCCGAAGAAGCTCACAAATACGGCATGATTGACGAAGTACTTATCAAAGCTAAAAAATAA
- the tig gene encoding trigger factor: protein MNITQEKTGDLTATIQIELQPADYQEKVDKQLKDYQRKANMPGFRPGKVPFGMIKKMYGKAVIYDVVNKEYSDGLYKFLDENKIEILAAPLPNEEKNKPVDLDTETNFAFYFDIALAPEFTVDISESISVNQYTIGVTEETVDKYLNEMRKRYGEFEKAEIIEENDMISGEFAELDDKNEPKENGIKNTAFIYMEHIPDEKIKAQFLGLKKDDALVVDPKKLARSDYEAAYFIGKKKEELGEINSSFRFTITEISRNKPAELNEEFYKKIYPNETIASYEEMRQRIRRDAEESYKKETQRKLHNDITEAIIEKTSFDLPDAFLKRYLLETKSDEKLTKDKIEADYDQHKKVVKWQLIENKIVKEHQLYVTTEETKEFIKDYFRKAHEHEHHHEHAHENEHEHEHKLDDAELDKIAENVMKNQEEMKRINDKLFEDKLFNFLTSKIKITNVDVTYEDFVKLLTTSNQ, encoded by the coding sequence ATGAACATCACACAGGAGAAGACCGGAGACCTGACCGCAACAATACAGATTGAACTCCAGCCGGCAGATTACCAGGAAAAAGTTGACAAACAACTGAAAGATTACCAGCGAAAAGCCAATATGCCCGGATTTCGTCCGGGAAAAGTACCTTTCGGAATGATTAAAAAAATGTACGGTAAAGCTGTTATCTATGACGTCGTTAACAAGGAATACAGCGATGGTCTGTATAAATTTCTCGATGAAAACAAAATTGAAATCCTCGCCGCTCCACTTCCCAATGAAGAAAAAAACAAACCCGTAGACCTGGACACAGAAACTAATTTTGCGTTTTACTTTGACATTGCCCTGGCACCAGAATTTACAGTGGACATTTCCGAAAGCATCTCCGTGAATCAATACACCATCGGCGTTACTGAAGAAACTGTAGATAAGTACCTGAACGAAATGCGTAAAAGATATGGGGAGTTTGAAAAAGCTGAAATAATCGAAGAAAACGACATGATTTCGGGAGAATTTGCAGAACTTGATGATAAAAATGAACCCAAAGAAAACGGAATTAAAAACACTGCTTTCATTTATATGGAACATATTCCTGATGAAAAAATAAAAGCACAGTTTCTTGGGCTTAAAAAAGATGACGCGTTAGTAGTTGACCCCAAAAAGCTGGCCCGTTCCGATTACGAAGCCGCATATTTTATTGGCAAAAAGAAAGAAGAACTTGGAGAAATAAATTCTTCCTTCAGATTTACTATTACAGAAATCAGCCGAAACAAACCCGCTGAGCTGAATGAAGAATTTTATAAAAAAATATATCCCAACGAAACCATTGCCTCTTACGAAGAAATGCGCCAAAGAATACGCCGCGACGCAGAAGAATCATACAAAAAAGAAACACAGAGAAAACTCCATAACGACATCACAGAAGCAATCATCGAAAAAACAAGTTTCGACCTCCCCGATGCATTTTTGAAAAGATACCTACTCGAAACTAAATCAGATGAAAAACTCACAAAAGATAAAATAGAAGCCGATTACGACCAGCACAAAAAAGTTGTAAAATGGCAGCTTATTGAAAATAAAATTGTTAAAGAACATCAATTGTATGTTACAACAGAAGAAACCAAGGAGTTTATAAAAGATTATTTTCGTAAAGCTCATGAACATGAGCATCATCATGAGCATGCTCATGAGAATGAGCACGAACACGAACATAAGCTTGATGATGCAGAGCTTGACAAAATAGCTGAAAATGTTATGAAAAACCAGGAAGAGATGAAACGTATCAACGACAAGCTCTTTGAAGACAAATTGTTTAATTTTCTTACCAGTAAAATTAAAATCACCAATGTTGACGTTACTTACGAAGACTTTGTAAAATTATTAACCACTTCAAATCAATAA